The following are from one region of the Hippocampus zosterae strain Florida chromosome 9, ASM2543408v3, whole genome shotgun sequence genome:
- the ldlrad2 gene encoding low-density lipoprotein receptor class A domain-containing protein 2 isoform X1: protein MMEIHADVPCGRLVTLLLPLCFLSLHGSAIDTVNVVDFCGQTIRGDGMIINSHQESKKYYFVTIGTDCHLTMQATSPKDKVQFHFRFFLVYSLLRVAPLSPAPVLPESPRGSAPLNPKLEPTSGESSGDPCHAGSFVQFYDGWDRNSPPLGPPLCGKSPPRPVLSTGNYLTLRLVTRGTQPRVDFVGDFTSFRLGFNQSLCSSEPYFTCRNGKCIPLSLVCDDKGIDNCGDGSDLEENLTTGCKAGQLLPPEPPTAIPTPPPSFRNSPTVPIPVHFNCGIAHSTPSYESVSESAASASLVVLYIILGLVVGCAVLCWCCWSPGWLLWRLSIFRFLPFCNSACSSCQLCANSCTHSKDHCLAKVTPQSPLNGTPAGMVVTNADETLSAGVL from the exons ATGATGGAGATTCATGCGGACGTGCCCTGTGGGCGCCTGGTCACGCTGTTACTCCCACTCTGCTTTTTGAGTCTACACGGGTCAGCCATCGACACAG TGAATGTGGTGGATTTCTGCGGTCAGACCATCCGAGGTGATGGCATGATCATCAACTCCCATCAAGAATCTAAAAAGTACTACTTTGTAACAATTGGGACCGATTGCCACCTCACCATGCAGGCCACCTCCCCAAAGGACAAGGTCCAGTTCCATTTTCGCTTCTTCCTTGTCTACAGTTTGTTGCGAGTTGCCCCTCTGAGCCCAGCCCCTGTGTTACCCGAATCCCCACGCGGCTCTGCTCCCCTAAACCCCAAACTGGAGCCCACCTCTGGGGAAAGCTCAGGGGATCCCTGTCACGCAGGCTCATTTGTTCAGTTTTATGATGGATGGGACAGGAATTCTCCTCCTCTTGGGCCCCCTCTTTGTGGCAAGAGTCCACCACGGCCAGTGCTGTCGACAGGAAACTACCTGACCTTGCGACTTGTCACCCGTGGGACTCAGCCCAGAGTAGACTTCGTGGGGGACTTCACATCGTTCAGACttg GGTTCAACCAGTCATTGTGCAGCAGTGAGCCTTACTTCACTTGCAGGAATGGAAAGTGTATCCCACTCAGTCTGGTGTGCGATGATAAAGGCATTGACAATTGCGGGGATGGAAGTGACCTGGAAGAAAATCTAACCACAGGATGCAAAG CAGGTCAGCTTCTACCGCCCGAGCCACCAACAGCAATACCAACCCCACCTCCATCTTTTAGAAATTCCCCCACAGTGCCAATTCCCGTACACTTCAACTGTGGAATTGCACACAGCACTCCTAGTTATGAGTCTGTGTCAG AGTCTGCAGCCTCTGCGTCCTTGGTGGTTCTCTACATCATCCTGGGTTTGGTGGTGGGATGTGCGGTGCTCTGCTGGTGCTGTTGGTCCCCCGGCTGGTTGCTGTGGCGCTTAAGTATTTTCCGCTTTTTGCCATTCTGCAACTCGGCCTGTTCTTCTTGCCAACTCTGCGCCAACAGCTGCACTCACAGCAAGGATCACTGTCTGGCAAA
- the ldlrad2 gene encoding low-density lipoprotein receptor class A domain-containing protein 2 isoform X2 — MMEIHADVPCGRLVTLLLPLCFLSLHGSAIDTVNVVDFCGQTIRGDGMIINSHQESKKYYFVTIGTDCHLTMQATSPKDKVQFHFRFFLVYSLLRVAPLSPAPVLPESPRGSAPLNPKLEPTSGESSGDPCHAGSFVQFYDGWDRNSPPLGPPLCGKSPPRPVLSTGNYLTLRLVTRGTQPRVDFVGDFTSFRLGFNQSLCSSEPYFTCRNGKCIPLSLVCDDKGIDNCGDGSDLEENLTTGCKGQLLPPEPPTAIPTPPPSFRNSPTVPIPVHFNCGIAHSTPSYESVSESAASASLVVLYIILGLVVGCAVLCWCCWSPGWLLWRLSIFRFLPFCNSACSSCQLCANSCTHSKDHCLAKVTPQSPLNGTPAGMVVTNADETLSAGVL, encoded by the exons ATGATGGAGATTCATGCGGACGTGCCCTGTGGGCGCCTGGTCACGCTGTTACTCCCACTCTGCTTTTTGAGTCTACACGGGTCAGCCATCGACACAG TGAATGTGGTGGATTTCTGCGGTCAGACCATCCGAGGTGATGGCATGATCATCAACTCCCATCAAGAATCTAAAAAGTACTACTTTGTAACAATTGGGACCGATTGCCACCTCACCATGCAGGCCACCTCCCCAAAGGACAAGGTCCAGTTCCATTTTCGCTTCTTCCTTGTCTACAGTTTGTTGCGAGTTGCCCCTCTGAGCCCAGCCCCTGTGTTACCCGAATCCCCACGCGGCTCTGCTCCCCTAAACCCCAAACTGGAGCCCACCTCTGGGGAAAGCTCAGGGGATCCCTGTCACGCAGGCTCATTTGTTCAGTTTTATGATGGATGGGACAGGAATTCTCCTCCTCTTGGGCCCCCTCTTTGTGGCAAGAGTCCACCACGGCCAGTGCTGTCGACAGGAAACTACCTGACCTTGCGACTTGTCACCCGTGGGACTCAGCCCAGAGTAGACTTCGTGGGGGACTTCACATCGTTCAGACttg GGTTCAACCAGTCATTGTGCAGCAGTGAGCCTTACTTCACTTGCAGGAATGGAAAGTGTATCCCACTCAGTCTGGTGTGCGATGATAAAGGCATTGACAATTGCGGGGATGGAAGTGACCTGGAAGAAAATCTAACCACAGGATGCAAAG GTCAGCTTCTACCGCCCGAGCCACCAACAGCAATACCAACCCCACCTCCATCTTTTAGAAATTCCCCCACAGTGCCAATTCCCGTACACTTCAACTGTGGAATTGCACACAGCACTCCTAGTTATGAGTCTGTGTCAG AGTCTGCAGCCTCTGCGTCCTTGGTGGTTCTCTACATCATCCTGGGTTTGGTGGTGGGATGTGCGGTGCTCTGCTGGTGCTGTTGGTCCCCCGGCTGGTTGCTGTGGCGCTTAAGTATTTTCCGCTTTTTGCCATTCTGCAACTCGGCCTGTTCTTCTTGCCAACTCTGCGCCAACAGCTGCACTCACAGCAAGGATCACTGTCTGGCAAA